AAAAAAACAGTCTAGATCAATGATTTTCAAACCTTTCTTTGAAGGCCCCTGTTCATGCAGTCCCTGGTGTCATTAGGAAAACTACCcttaataacaattaataatttctgctacagaaaaactagtatatctgtgagcagtttaaacatttgtagaaaagcactcaactctgttagattttcaaaaacttgtgaaataaaagcgctttctgtgtggcagtggaatgattctctagattcccaggccagcattccaatgtctttccaaactattccccaataataagagtaacacagtcttttagtcaaacaatcattgctttattgtaatCAAATCTCATACTTGACAGATACaaaagtatatataatatatatatatatatatatatatatatatatatatatatatatatatatatatatatatatatagtgaataacactgataatctggttatcatggcacctgtcagtgggtgggatatattaggcagcaggcaaacattttgtcctcaaagttgatgtgttagaagcaggaaaaatgggcaagcgtaaggatctgagtgactttgacaagggccaaattgtgatggctagacgactgggtcagagcatctccagaactgcagctcttgtggggtgttcccggtctgcagtggtccaaggaaggaaaagcggtgaaccggcgacagggtcatgggcggccaaggctcattgatgcacgtggggagcgaaggctggcccgtgtggtctgatccaacagacgagctactgtagctcaaattgctgaaaaagtgaatgctggttctgatagaaaggtgtcagaacacacagtgcatcgcagtttgttgcgtatggggctgcatagccgcagaccagtcagggtgcccatgctgacccctgtccactgctgggatgtgctggacaaacaagtccgatccatggaggccccacctcgcaacttacagaactgaaaggatctgctgctaacatattggtgccagataccaaaACCCGCCTTCAgaggctgatcagtgtatatacctacatatacactcacctaaaggattattaggaacaccatactaatactgtgtttgaccccctttcgccttcagaactgccttaattctacgtggcattgattcaacaaggtgctgaaagcattctttaaaatgttggcccatattgataggatagcatcttgcagttgatggagatttgtgggatgcacatccagggcacgaagctcccgttccaccacatcccaaagatgctctattgggttgagatctggtgactgtgggggccagtttagtacagtgaactcattgtcatgttcaagaaaacaatttgaaatgattcaacctttgtgacatggtgcattatcctgctggaagtagccatcagaggatgggtacatggtggtcataaagggatggacatggtcagaaacaatgctcaggtaggccgtggcatttaaactatgcccaattggcactaaggggcctaaagtgtgccaagaaaacatcccccacaccattacacctccaccagcagcctgcacagtggtaacaaggcatgatggatccatgttctcattctgtttacgccaaattctgactctaccatctgaatgtctcaacagaaatcgagactcatcagaccaggcaacaattTTCGAGTCTTCAActatccaattttggtgagttgtgcaaattgtagcctcttttcctatttgtagtggagatgagtggtacctggtggggtcttctgctgttgtagcccatccgcctcaaggttgtacgtgttgtggcttcacaaatgctttgctgcatacctcggttgtaacgagtggttatttcagtcaaagttgctcttctatcagcttgaatcagtcggcccattctcctctgacctctagcatcaacaaggcattttcgcccacaggactgccgcatactggatgtttttcccttttcacaccattctttgtaaaccctagaaatggttgtgcatgaaaatcccagtaactgagcagattgtgaaatactcagaccggcccgtctggcaccaacaaccatgccacgctcaaaattgcttaaatcacctttctttcccattcagacattcagtttggagttcaggagattgtcttgaccaggaccacacccctaaatgcattgaagcaactgccatgtgattggttggttagataattgcattaatgagaaattgaacaggtgttcctaataatcctttaggtgagtgtacacacagtatatttataatgtcagttCAACATTGATTTGAGATGCTTTAGACTCTTCTAACAACAATCCCGAACACTGTAGCTGAACTGGAACTGGTTTAGTGTTGAGGCTCAACATTGTTGTACAAAGTTTGATTAGAAGTTCTAATAAACGCTGTCTGAATTACCTTCAAATATGACACTACTGTGCAATAGAAGACTTTTCTAATCTAACTAATATTCATATAGACAATGTGGGATACCCCTCAATCATTAATATCCATTTACATCATGGTCCCTGCTAAATACGCCACTGGTCAGGACCTTTGTGGACTGATGGACTTCAGACTGCACATGACGGGGTGCTGCTGACTAGGACTAAGCCTGGGGCAACAATGTGTAAAACTAAGCGtctgtcattgtaaaaaatgggtTTGGGAAATGCAGGTCTACTtaattatttcacaaaataattaatgaatttaggctaacgaacaggtagattattactgtaatgtgagaactacagatacacctagtatgccagcaattgtgtttaatacatcgcagggggaagcatttctaattcacaacatgctgtgtgcatgacattgtaatgcatgttcaatCTCCTCAGGAGCCCTATGGGAGTATTTTGGGGAGGCATCCTCAGCTCAACCAAGACTTACTGTTTGCACTTTGCACCTGCCTGACTTAAGGgccattttaatgttaatttaatgCAATTGTTCAGTGAAAGTTTAAGAATATTTTATGCTTTTAAACTATTAAGCATTTAATGAcgtttttgttacctgcaggTCAATGATTGTCTTGTGTTATATTTCCAAACAGTGTCATCTAGTGGCCAAATATCATAATGCAATTTGAGCTTTTCCAATTGTGTTACagacttttattattaaaagatgATGTTGCTGCGGACAGGACCCTCTTTCATCTGTACAGGTAGATTTGCACATTGAATGTGTGTTTGCTCTCTCTAGAGAGGCCTGCCACAGGGATATTGTCAATTTGCACCTTGAGATCATCAGGTAGTTCTTTACACAGCTGGTCAATGTGACTGATACCTATAATGTGTATAGAGACTGCAGGGAATATTCCGTTGGCTTTAACAAACATATCATCTGTAACTGTTTATGTGATTGTTTGCAGTGTGGTTATACAAATAAGATGACGCTCATCTATGGGATTGAATATAACGTCACTACTTCTGCCAATGGTATATATAGCAAGCTTCTtacagtaaaatctgaaatggcAAAACACATCGACTCCCGTATTGATTCAATACGGACCGCAACATTGTTCTCTCCATAACGGGACGATTCCGTATTGTAAGGGACGGGTGGCAACTCAAACACCGACTCACACTGTAAATAACCTGCAGCTGCATTAACTCACCCAGGACTGATCACGCTGCGTCATGACGTCACTGGCGTGCGTGTGCCGCGTCACTCGTATGTGGTTCTCTTTGGAGGTGAGTCGCGTTTCTATTTActgaacatttatacacacacgggctgtgactcgatactgaacacaatgcaagcgacgaaacataaaaacataaacgtctgaaacaaaactagtcattccctatgataaagatctaggtatttaaacatgtttacattcaaaatatgagtcgtttttcagcgcaatctgctcctgtcctcctccatGAAACAGTTTCACTGCTTGCCCTTTGTTGAGAAGCACTAGCTGCGATTCAACGCGATTAGAGCGACTATAATGTCAGACTGGACGCCGTTTCTCGACTCGTCGAGTGCGGCCAGCGACTCCGAGGCCCACGGCGGCCTCCCTCCTGCAGCGCCGAGGTATATAGCGCCTTCAGCGGCCCAATGTAAAGATCACTATTGCACAGCTCAATACTTGTGTATAATGACATGGATGAAGCGAGAAATGACACTTGACAATATAACTCAACATACAGTATGCACTTCTCCTCAGTTTCTCTCCATTCAGCACCAATATCCAGGGCCTCTTATGAGCTGATCCGCAGGCTGTAAAATGAGCAATGTGTCAAACTGCTGTGCAACGGGAGTCTTATTCCTCCCCTGCTGTCACAATCCCTGTTGATTGTTTGTGCGATGAGGGGAAGATATGAGCAACATGTCTAATGTGtgaattactgcctttttaatgatcattatctgcagcccgagacatcgtaagaggcggcctgatggaggggtgttggaagagcgtaggaaggtcagtgtctgtgaggaatttctgaatgtcctgtagcctcctatagcatacagtacaaacagggcCGCTCGGCCATCTTgtttcattgtgaatgtgtgtgtaaaacatgttcactggtttcccctctgagggtttgtactgcatttgcagaaatgtacacagataacagattgatcagcagcagcagcaatgaatagttttctctgcaggtctatcagatgagtgacacccatctgtgtgctcgttgtcattcctctttatgggtcttctcaggtttttcatttcacagttataGTTTGGGAATCTGAAATGGAATCTGTTTCAAATCAAACCCGGCTGTTGCACAAAGGCTGGCctttaaacaacattaaaccccacagctggagaaaaacaacagcatacaaatgtagctgctttaatgggacactttaaatgtgtgcttttccatttccttctccttctctttcaaacaatcaacatgacagaagcggaagcgcaagaaggcagacaggacggaccgtggagagaccagtgctcaatctgcaccatccacaccggacctgtccacctcggcccctgcttactccacctctccctctcactccacctctcccactccctccctctttccctcctcctctccctcctctctctccccctccccctctgatTTCTTCCACAGGAGCAGCGAACCCCTCCTGGAGGAAGCAGGACAAGCGGAGGAGGTTGAAGATAATGAAGATGTGGTGTTTGTGGCAGTGCTGCGCACTGCTCAGACGGAGCAGTGCACCCCCTCTCCCATtcccactccctctccctctccctctccctcctcatcTCCCTCCTCATCTCCCTTTCCCTACACCTCTCCCTTCacttccacctctccctctctctccccccctacacctctccctctctctctccctcctctctctcgccCTCTGATTTCTTCCACAGGAGATGCAATCCCCTCCTGGAGGAAGCAGGACAAACCGAGGAGGTTGAAGATTATGAATATGTGGTGTTTGTGGCAGTGGTGCGCGCTGCTCATATGGAGCAGCgcaccccctctccctccccctccccctctgctTTCTTCCACAAGAGCAGTGAACCCCTCCTGGCAGAAGTAGGACAAGCGGAGGAGgttgaagatgatgaagatgtggTGTTTGTGGCAGTGGTGCGCACTGCTCAGACGGAGGAAGAGCGTCTGCAGGTCAGTGGCGCTGCTGCAGGCGCTGTGATGCTTGTGGCCGCTGCACAGGGCCTGTCAGTGCTGCCATCCTCAGTGCCTGGCTCAGCAATTCAGTGCCACTTCTGGTGGCGCAGAGAACAACTCAGTTTCGTGCTGTAGCGcttgctgatgtatgtgttgttttccacagctggacagagaggagcagcagcagcagagcagctctcAGAGCGCACAACCCGGACAGGACCCCTCCACCTCGCCTGTCTCCTCCCGCCCCTCCTCTCAGGTTAGTGTGGACCCTCCATCAGAAGACGATGCGCCGGAGCCTGGGGAACATGAGgactatctcctggtcactgtgggagctgatggacaggagctggagggtcatgatcagtatctcctggtcgcTGTGGGAGCTgatggacaggagctggagggtcatgatcagtatctcctggtcactgtgggagctgacggacaggagctggagggtcatgatcagtatctcctggttcctGTGGCAAATGATGGAGAGGATCCTGGGGTACAGGAGTGGGAATACCTGCCCGTGGGTAAGAAATGGTCACTCAACAGGTGGTTTCGGCCTgagatgtgtctgagtcagacggatgttttagagcagggtccccagctgatttttagtttattcttgttttatgggtaatttcagattttgctctgtgctg
This is a stretch of genomic DNA from Amia ocellicauda isolate fAmiCal2 chromosome 11, fAmiCal2.hap1, whole genome shotgun sequence. It encodes these proteins:
- the LOC136762700 gene encoding uncharacterized protein LOC136762700 is translated as MEQRTPSPSPSPSAFFHKSSEPLLAEVGQAEEVEDDEDVVFVAVVRTAQTEEERLQLDREEQQQQSSSQSAQPGQDPSTSPVSSRPSSQVSVDPPSEDDAPEPGEHEDYLLVTVGADGQELEGHDQYLLVAVGADGQELEGHDQYLLVTVGADGQELEGHDQYLLVPVANDGEDPGVQEWEYLPVDGDLESGGAFGDEGLNASQTELLPTKRFDPAHSGGKTACQVCLMDFDEDEELRTLPCLHDYHVQCVDRWLEDNTFCPICRWDVRSAFE